The following proteins are co-located in the Vigna angularis cultivar LongXiaoDou No.4 chromosome 2, ASM1680809v1, whole genome shotgun sequence genome:
- the LOC108318878 gene encoding uncharacterized protein LOC108318878, giving the protein MMALCGGWLSEVRDDDVGMMMEDLYFTVACGGENEACDEGDCLRDDLVIAVLIRTNHYLKGEASWNIVWDMRPARWLHRLDSAWLHSGMLHGFWGSRCHTMQIFRQANEFHLALCFSSVKVV; this is encoded by the exons ATGATGGCGCTGTGTGGTGGTTGGTTGTCAGAGGTTCGCGACGACGATGTGGGGATGATGATGGAGGATCTCTATTTCACAGTGGCTTGCGGTGGTGAAAATGAAGCTTGCGATGAAGGTGATTGTCTTCGCGATGATCTG GTGATTGCGGTTTTGATTCGGACCAACCATTACCTGAAGGGAGAGGCATCGTGGAATATTGTATGGGACATGCGGCCGGCGCGGTGGCTCCATCGTCTTGATTCCGCGTGGCTCCATAGTGGAATGTTGCATGGGTTCTG GGGTTCAAGATGTCATACTATGCAGATTTTTCGACAGGCAAATGAATTCCACTTGGCTCTTTGCTTCAGCTCAGTCAAAGTGGTATAG
- the LOC108318877 gene encoding protein SIEL isoform X1 — protein sequence MANPPETSEENETLSLRTLCTMRSLLLHPSTSKSTVSHILQTLTSSPHPTTHSLKLLSDGASRHPDLAPTMALPTAESSPRLAVEAIGASLSGLHLDDARFTSLCFGASVPARAWMLRNAGSSFEVRPGLLLAVLLGFTKDPYPYVRDAALEGLVRFIERGGELKDVGLVDACYRRAVQLLRDFDPCVRYSAVRVVASWGMMLAASSSEMKAYWSNDVFAKLCSMARDMNMKVRVEAFNGLRKMEMVSEDLLLQSLAKRVSGRGKQKETESPSTSEQCVMLASSVAGALVHGLEDEFFEVRKSVCESLHTLTSLSAEFAREALDSLMDVLNDDSAVVRLQALETMHHMAINGRLKLHEKHLHMFLGALVDDSWDVRYTYRKILKVMKLNNLALFKSSVDRLLRNLDSYPQDEADVFSTFSHLGRNHKKFVRLIMKDTFEEVETALEGNVEFDSARIAALLILSISAPLLNADVGRIPPVMFSYAVTFLGRIYNAFSDIMDRDSLLACLCEKSRSTEYSATNINLTEGEEQLPLFEGDNAPNFSSNEVTGAHITREPKELADNQIQQQQSLNDEVINYILAKPPAMWLRIQSSHTNEVLRSLRCLKELAAMKHDSLGSGDADALAFTILYLRVIELLVEVWEPSLPSKKLCSQRIGKMEFKLGKLDRRVKELMSRFIGLSAEEELNFLELMLLTCALRICRSEIICLNHTLKRLKTLYLRVESILKESSALPSNFIVELGKVLSTISTDGASYSPLQFDACLKFFSLKQFMFHGTIKHVKAELSIPNNDMEHPLPFVSGLPVGVPCEITLHNISSESKLWLRMTLDDGFVQHVFLDLDCFEGSEVVRKFTFVAPFYRTPEAYCLTLKVCIGAECLFENVGPVQRFGGPKHELVLLCKEKQVYLSKVNKD from the exons ATGGCCAATCCACCCGAAACTTCTGAAGAAAACGAAACTCTCTCTCTCCGTACCCTCTGCACCATGAGGTCCCTCCTCCTCCACCCTTCTACATCAAAAAGCACCGTCTCCCACATTCTCCAAACCCTAACCAGCTCCCCACACCCCACTACTCACTCCCTCAAGCTCCTCTCCGACGGCGCTTCTCGCCACCCCGACCTCGCCCCCACCATGGCTCTTCCCACCGCCGAATCCTCTCCCCGCCTCGCTGTGGAGGCCATCGGCGCGTCCCTCTCGGGCCTCCATCTAGACGACGCGCGCTTCACGTCGCTGTGCTTCGGCGCCTCCGTGCCCGCCCGCGCGTGGATGCTCCGGAACGCGGGTTCGAGTTTCGAGGTCCGACCTGGCTTGCTGTTGGCGGTGCTACTGGGGTTCACGAAGGATCCTTACCCTTACGTTAGAGACGCGGCGCTTGAAGGGCTCGTCCGATTCATCGAGCGCGGTGGAGAGTTGAAAGACGTTGGTTTGGTCGATGCTTGTTACCGACGCGCCGTTCAGTTGCTTCGGGACTTCGATCCCTGCGTAAGGTACTCTGCGGTTCGCGTG GTGGCTTCATGGGGTATGATGTTGGCAGCTTCTAGCTCAGAGATGAAAGCCTATTGGTCCAATGACGTATTTGCCAAG CTATGCTCCATGGCAAGAGATATGAATATGAAGGTTAGAGTTGAAGCATTTAATGGCCTCAGAAAGATGGAAATGGTATCGGAGGATCTTCTTTTGCAAAGTTTAGCAAAGAGAGTTTCAGGACGTGGAAAGCAAAAGGAAACCGAGAGTCCGAGCACATCTGAACAATGTGTCATGTTGGCAAGTAGTGTTGCTGGTGCACTAGTTCATGGACTTGAGGATGAGTTCTTTGAG GTGAGGAAGTCTGTATGTGAGTCCTTACACACACTGACAAGTCTATCTGCTGAGTTTGCACGTGAAGCGTTAGACTCATTAATGGATGTGTTGAATGATGATTCTGCGGTGGTTCGCTTACAAGCTTTAGAAACCATGCACCATATGGCAATTAATGGCCGTTTAAAGCTTCATGAAAAACATTTGCACATG tttcttGGAGCTCTGGTAGATGATAGTTGGGATGTAAGATATACTTATAGGAAAATACTTAAAGTAATGAAGCTAAACAATCTGGCATTGTTCAAATCATCTGTTGATAGACTCCTGCGAAATTTAGACAGTTATCCACAG GATGAAGCTGATGtattttctactttttctcATCTGGGCCGAAATCACAAGAAATTTGTAAGGCTGATTATGAAGGACACGTTTGAAGAG GTAGAAACGGCTTTGGAAGGAAATGTAGAATTTGATAGTGCAAGGATAGCTGCACTGTTAATTCTTTCTATATCTGCTCCACTCTTGAATGCTGATGTAGGCAGAATACCACCAGTTATGTTTTCTTATGCAGTTACGTTCCTAGGTAGAATTTATAATGCTTTTAGTGATATCATGGATAGGGATTCCCTTTTGGCCTGCCTATGTGAGAAAAGCAGATCTACAGAGTATTCTGCAACAAATATTAACCTCACGGAAGGGGAGGAACAGTTGCCTTTATTTGAAGGTGATAATGCTCCAAATTTTTCTAGCAATGAGGTCACTGGCGCACATATCACAAGGGAGCCGAAAGAGTTAGCAGATAACCAgatacaacaacaacaatctcTGAATGATGAAGTTATAAATTACATCCTTGCAAAGCCCCCTGCTATGTGGCTGAGGATACAATCAAGTCATACAAATGAAGTGCTAAGGTCCTTAAG GTGTTTGAAGGAATTAGCTGCCATGAAACATGATTCTTTGGGATCTGGTGATGCTGATGCTTTGGCATTTACTATACTATACCTCCGGGTGATAGAGCTACTTGTTGAAGTATGGGAGCCCTCGCTGCCATCAAAAAAGTTGTGTTCTCAGCGAATAGGAAAAATGGAATTCAAACTGGGAAAGCTTGATAGGAGGGTTAAAGAATTGATGAGTAGGTTTATAGGCTTGTCTGCGGAAGAGGAATTGAACTTCTTGGAGCTAATGTTATTAACGTGTGCTCTCAGGATATGTAGAAGTGAAATCATCTGTCTTAATCATACATTGAAGAGGCTGAAAACTCTATATTTACGTGTTGAATCTATCCTTAAAGAAAGTTCAGCGTTGCCATCCAATTTCATAGTTGAACTTGGGAAAGTACTAAGTACCATCTCAACCGATGGAGCTTCTTACAGTCCACTTCAGTTTGATGCATGTCTCAAGTTTTTCTCTCTGAAGCAGTTTATGTTTCATGGAACAATCAAACATGTAAAGGCAGAACTAAGCATTCCCAACAATGACATGGAACACCCTCTTCCCTTCGTTTCAGGGCTACCCGTTGGTGTACCATGTGAAATCACTCTCCATAATATTTCAAGTGAGAGTAAGTTGTGGCTAAGGATGACTTTGGATGATGGTTTCGTACAACATGTCTTTCTTGATTTGGACTGTTTTGAAGGCTCTGAAGTGGTAAGAAAATTTACATTTGTTGCGCCCTTCTACAGAACACCAGAAGCTTATTGTCTTACATTGAAGGTTTGCATTGGTGCAGAatgtttgtttgaaaatgttggtCCAGTCCAAAGGTTTGGGGGACCAAAACATGAACTAGTACTTCTTTGTaaagaaaaacaagtttatCTTTCCAAGGttaataaagattaa
- the LOC108318877 gene encoding protein SIEL isoform X2 yields the protein MANPPETSEENETLSLRTLCTMRSLLLHPSTSKSTVSHILQTLTSSPHPTTHSLKLLSDGASRHPDLAPTMALPTAESSPRLAVEAIGASLSGLHLDDARFTSLCFGASVPARAWMLRNAGSSFEVRPGLLLAVLLGFTKDPYPYVRDAALEGLVRFIERGGELKDVGLVDACYRRAVQLLRDFDPCVRYSAVRVVASWGMMLAASSSEMKAYWSNDVFAKLCSMARDMNMKVRVEAFNGLRKMEMVSEDLLLQSLAKRVSGRGKQKETESPSTSEQCVMLASSVAGALVHGLEDEFFEVRKSVCESLHTLTSLSAEFAREALDSLMDVLNDDSAVVRLQALETMHHMAINGRLKLHEKHLHMDEADVFSTFSHLGRNHKKFVRLIMKDTFEEVETALEGNVEFDSARIAALLILSISAPLLNADVGRIPPVMFSYAVTFLGRIYNAFSDIMDRDSLLACLCEKSRSTEYSATNINLTEGEEQLPLFEGDNAPNFSSNEVTGAHITREPKELADNQIQQQQSLNDEVINYILAKPPAMWLRIQSSHTNEVLRSLRCLKELAAMKHDSLGSGDADALAFTILYLRVIELLVEVWEPSLPSKKLCSQRIGKMEFKLGKLDRRVKELMSRFIGLSAEEELNFLELMLLTCALRICRSEIICLNHTLKRLKTLYLRVESILKESSALPSNFIVELGKVLSTISTDGASYSPLQFDACLKFFSLKQFMFHGTIKHVKAELSIPNNDMEHPLPFVSGLPVGVPCEITLHNISSESKLWLRMTLDDGFVQHVFLDLDCFEGSEVVRKFTFVAPFYRTPEAYCLTLKVCIGAECLFENVGPVQRFGGPKHELVLLCKEKQVYLSKVNKD from the exons ATGGCCAATCCACCCGAAACTTCTGAAGAAAACGAAACTCTCTCTCTCCGTACCCTCTGCACCATGAGGTCCCTCCTCCTCCACCCTTCTACATCAAAAAGCACCGTCTCCCACATTCTCCAAACCCTAACCAGCTCCCCACACCCCACTACTCACTCCCTCAAGCTCCTCTCCGACGGCGCTTCTCGCCACCCCGACCTCGCCCCCACCATGGCTCTTCCCACCGCCGAATCCTCTCCCCGCCTCGCTGTGGAGGCCATCGGCGCGTCCCTCTCGGGCCTCCATCTAGACGACGCGCGCTTCACGTCGCTGTGCTTCGGCGCCTCCGTGCCCGCCCGCGCGTGGATGCTCCGGAACGCGGGTTCGAGTTTCGAGGTCCGACCTGGCTTGCTGTTGGCGGTGCTACTGGGGTTCACGAAGGATCCTTACCCTTACGTTAGAGACGCGGCGCTTGAAGGGCTCGTCCGATTCATCGAGCGCGGTGGAGAGTTGAAAGACGTTGGTTTGGTCGATGCTTGTTACCGACGCGCCGTTCAGTTGCTTCGGGACTTCGATCCCTGCGTAAGGTACTCTGCGGTTCGCGTG GTGGCTTCATGGGGTATGATGTTGGCAGCTTCTAGCTCAGAGATGAAAGCCTATTGGTCCAATGACGTATTTGCCAAG CTATGCTCCATGGCAAGAGATATGAATATGAAGGTTAGAGTTGAAGCATTTAATGGCCTCAGAAAGATGGAAATGGTATCGGAGGATCTTCTTTTGCAAAGTTTAGCAAAGAGAGTTTCAGGACGTGGAAAGCAAAAGGAAACCGAGAGTCCGAGCACATCTGAACAATGTGTCATGTTGGCAAGTAGTGTTGCTGGTGCACTAGTTCATGGACTTGAGGATGAGTTCTTTGAG GTGAGGAAGTCTGTATGTGAGTCCTTACACACACTGACAAGTCTATCTGCTGAGTTTGCACGTGAAGCGTTAGACTCATTAATGGATGTGTTGAATGATGATTCTGCGGTGGTTCGCTTACAAGCTTTAGAAACCATGCACCATATGGCAATTAATGGCCGTTTAAAGCTTCATGAAAAACATTTGCACATG GATGAAGCTGATGtattttctactttttctcATCTGGGCCGAAATCACAAGAAATTTGTAAGGCTGATTATGAAGGACACGTTTGAAGAG GTAGAAACGGCTTTGGAAGGAAATGTAGAATTTGATAGTGCAAGGATAGCTGCACTGTTAATTCTTTCTATATCTGCTCCACTCTTGAATGCTGATGTAGGCAGAATACCACCAGTTATGTTTTCTTATGCAGTTACGTTCCTAGGTAGAATTTATAATGCTTTTAGTGATATCATGGATAGGGATTCCCTTTTGGCCTGCCTATGTGAGAAAAGCAGATCTACAGAGTATTCTGCAACAAATATTAACCTCACGGAAGGGGAGGAACAGTTGCCTTTATTTGAAGGTGATAATGCTCCAAATTTTTCTAGCAATGAGGTCACTGGCGCACATATCACAAGGGAGCCGAAAGAGTTAGCAGATAACCAgatacaacaacaacaatctcTGAATGATGAAGTTATAAATTACATCCTTGCAAAGCCCCCTGCTATGTGGCTGAGGATACAATCAAGTCATACAAATGAAGTGCTAAGGTCCTTAAG GTGTTTGAAGGAATTAGCTGCCATGAAACATGATTCTTTGGGATCTGGTGATGCTGATGCTTTGGCATTTACTATACTATACCTCCGGGTGATAGAGCTACTTGTTGAAGTATGGGAGCCCTCGCTGCCATCAAAAAAGTTGTGTTCTCAGCGAATAGGAAAAATGGAATTCAAACTGGGAAAGCTTGATAGGAGGGTTAAAGAATTGATGAGTAGGTTTATAGGCTTGTCTGCGGAAGAGGAATTGAACTTCTTGGAGCTAATGTTATTAACGTGTGCTCTCAGGATATGTAGAAGTGAAATCATCTGTCTTAATCATACATTGAAGAGGCTGAAAACTCTATATTTACGTGTTGAATCTATCCTTAAAGAAAGTTCAGCGTTGCCATCCAATTTCATAGTTGAACTTGGGAAAGTACTAAGTACCATCTCAACCGATGGAGCTTCTTACAGTCCACTTCAGTTTGATGCATGTCTCAAGTTTTTCTCTCTGAAGCAGTTTATGTTTCATGGAACAATCAAACATGTAAAGGCAGAACTAAGCATTCCCAACAATGACATGGAACACCCTCTTCCCTTCGTTTCAGGGCTACCCGTTGGTGTACCATGTGAAATCACTCTCCATAATATTTCAAGTGAGAGTAAGTTGTGGCTAAGGATGACTTTGGATGATGGTTTCGTACAACATGTCTTTCTTGATTTGGACTGTTTTGAAGGCTCTGAAGTGGTAAGAAAATTTACATTTGTTGCGCCCTTCTACAGAACACCAGAAGCTTATTGTCTTACATTGAAGGTTTGCATTGGTGCAGAatgtttgtttgaaaatgttggtCCAGTCCAAAGGTTTGGGGGACCAAAACATGAACTAGTACTTCTTTGTaaagaaaaacaagtttatCTTTCCAAGGttaataaagattaa